In Planctomycetota bacterium, one DNA window encodes the following:
- a CDS encoding DUF1559 domain-containing protein → MSRRRGFTLVELLVVIAIIGTLVGLLLPAVQAAREAARRSSCQNSIKQLALGTINFENSRRKLPPGYTQERIPAPSGAFQGHSVFYYLLPYIEESNLFSSMDAKVPLNNRATTPTAGKAAAVVPTFLCPSDLLPNVPIPYPSSGTPTQYDGGVSYKANGGSRPIFATSSTNDGVFMCFGGAARKATSAPGGIEVRLKDITDGTSKTVMFGERFHKDANFDTFTTAGWNSGSTIVSWARWYPAGGDNGLGNLMGGAFAPIGYVTPWLHGGAGAPSSQGAWFTFQDQRLSAFGSGHPGGANFAQCDGSVRFMSNDMAQSLLALWCQRADGQVFSNDQ, encoded by the coding sequence ATGTCCCGCCGCCGCGGCTTCACGCTGGTGGAACTGCTCGTCGTCATCGCGATCATCGGCACGCTCGTCGGACTGCTCCTGCCTGCGGTCCAGGCGGCCCGTGAGGCGGCCCGGCGCAGCTCGTGCCAGAACAGCATCAAGCAACTCGCCCTCGGGACGATCAATTTCGAGAACAGCCGACGCAAGCTGCCCCCGGGATACACGCAGGAACGGATTCCCGCCCCGAGCGGTGCGTTTCAGGGACACTCGGTCTTCTACTACCTGCTGCCGTACATCGAGGAGAGCAACCTGTTCAGTTCGATGGACGCGAAGGTCCCGCTCAACAACCGGGCGACGACTCCGACGGCAGGCAAGGCAGCCGCCGTCGTGCCGACGTTTCTCTGCCCCAGTGACCTGCTCCCCAACGTCCCGATCCCTTACCCCTCCTCCGGCACGCCCACCCAGTACGACGGCGGCGTGAGCTACAAGGCCAACGGTGGCTCGCGGCCGATCTTCGCGACGTCGAGCACCAACGACGGCGTCTTCATGTGCTTCGGCGGTGCCGCGCGGAAGGCAACCTCGGCTCCAGGAGGCATCGAGGTCCGGCTCAAGGACATCACCGACGGCACGTCGAAGACGGTGATGTTCGGTGAACGATTCCACAAGGATGCCAATTTCGACACGTTCACCACCGCCGGATGGAACAGCGGGAGCACGATCGTCAGCTGGGCGCGGTGGTACCCGGCCGGCGGCGACAACGGCCTCGGCAACCTCATGGGAGGCGCTTTCGCTCCGATCGGCTACGTGACGCCGTGGCTACACGGCGGCGCGGGTGCTCCGAGCTCGCAGGGCGCCTGGTTCACGTTCCAGGACCAGCGGCTGTCGGCGTTCGGCAGCGGTCATCCCGGCGGTGCCAACTTCGCCCAGTGCGACGGGTCGGTCCGGTTCATGAGCAACGACATGGCCCAGTCTCTCCTCGCGCTGTGGTGCCAGCGCGCCGACGGCCAGGTTTTTTCCAACGACCAATGA
- a CDS encoding deoxyribonuclease IV, translating to MPRRSQTTPHPTGRLLGAHQSIAGGHARAVERAVETGCTCLQIFTGNVNRWDNAALAPEAVAAFRAAVSAAGLGLVVAHDSYLINPAAADDRLRNRSIDALVEELGRAEQLGIPWVVIHPGAAGEQAAEAAVARAADGIVAALERTAAAACGILVETTAGQGTCLGASFAEIGAILARVDDAGLARRIGVCLDTCHVFAAGYALAPAAELAATLGEFDDHIGLERLVVIHANDSKKPRGSRVDRHEAIGDGCIGAEGFRSLLAEPRLARIPLILETPKEGPDGKPDPAVDRRNLDALRALDGGPAPRRRAAGRPRRRA from the coding sequence ATGCCGCGCCGCAGCCAGACCACTCCCCACCCCACCGGGCGGCTCCTTGGAGCCCACCAGTCGATCGCCGGGGGACATGCCCGGGCGGTCGAGCGGGCGGTCGAAACAGGCTGTACGTGTCTCCAGATCTTCACCGGCAACGTCAACCGGTGGGACAACGCGGCCCTGGCCCCGGAAGCCGTGGCTGCCTTCCGCGCGGCGGTGTCCGCCGCCGGGCTCGGGCTGGTGGTCGCCCACGACTCCTACCTCATCAATCCGGCGGCGGCCGACGACCGGCTCCGCAACCGGTCGATCGACGCCCTCGTCGAAGAGCTGGGCCGTGCCGAGCAGCTCGGGATCCCCTGGGTGGTGATCCATCCCGGCGCCGCCGGCGAGCAGGCCGCGGAGGCGGCCGTCGCCCGGGCGGCCGACGGGATCGTCGCGGCACTCGAGCGCACCGCGGCGGCGGCGTGCGGGATCCTCGTCGAGACGACCGCCGGCCAGGGCACCTGCCTCGGAGCGAGCTTCGCCGAGATCGGCGCGATCCTCGCGCGCGTCGACGACGCCGGCTTGGCGCGGCGGATCGGCGTCTGCCTCGACACCTGCCACGTCTTCGCCGCCGGCTACGCGCTGGCACCGGCGGCGGAGCTGGCGGCGACGCTCGGGGAATTCGACGACCACATCGGCCTCGAACGGCTGGTCGTGATCCACGCCAACGATTCGAAGAAACCGCGCGGCTCACGTGTCGACCGCCATGAGGCGATCGGCGACGGGTGCATCGGCGCCGAAGGATTCCGGTCGCTGCTCGCCGAGCCGCGTTTGGCGCGGATCCCGCTGATCCTCGAGACGCCCAAGGAGGGACCCGACGGCAAGCCCGATCCGGCAGTCGATCGCCGCAACCTCGACGCGCTGCGTGCGCTCGACGGTGGCCCGGCGCCGCGGCGCCGGGCCGCGGGCAGACCGCGCCGCCGCGCGTGA
- a CDS encoding metal ABC transporter permease codes for MIAALVPYNTLIVAAAVAAVGLAAGMVGALAVLRRRALAGDAAAHGSLAGVATAFLATGRRDLGWLLVGGLVTALATLAALVAIRRWTRTRDDAAMALVLGVSFGAGVALVTGITARGLPDSAGLEQFLLGHTAGVTAGDAALLASCALGAAALVALGLKELTLVAFDEAFAAAAGWPVGLVDLGLVGLIAVMVVVGLPAAGAVLVTALLVIPPVAARQWTDRVGTMVLLAGLLGTLSALVGVVGSALVPRLPTGPVVVLAAAALAAVSAVAAPGRGWWSRRAAARRALVAWHEGDLLASLARGDGPPAGADDALRRALADGLVARGAGGFALTATGTARAADLARRREAWARILATAPDDARAFLTVDLPDPAAVIDGARLAEIRAAAERRR; via the coding sequence GTGATCGCCGCGCTGGTGCCGTACAACACGCTCATCGTCGCGGCGGCGGTCGCCGCCGTGGGGTTGGCGGCGGGGATGGTGGGCGCGCTTGCCGTGCTGCGCCGCCGGGCGCTGGCCGGCGACGCCGCCGCCCACGGCAGCCTCGCCGGGGTGGCGACGGCGTTCCTCGCCACCGGGCGGCGCGACCTCGGTTGGCTGCTCGTCGGCGGCCTCGTCACGGCGCTGGCGACTCTGGCAGCGCTGGTGGCGATCCGCCGCTGGACGCGGACACGAGACGACGCCGCGATGGCGCTGGTCCTCGGGGTGTCGTTCGGCGCCGGCGTGGCACTCGTCACCGGGATCACGGCCCGCGGCCTGCCCGACAGCGCGGGCCTCGAGCAATTCCTCCTCGGCCACACCGCCGGCGTCACCGCGGGCGATGCAGCGCTGCTGGCCTCGTGCGCCCTCGGAGCCGCGGCGCTGGTGGCGCTGGGCCTCAAGGAGTTGACGCTCGTCGCCTTCGACGAGGCGTTTGCCGCGGCGGCCGGCTGGCCTGTCGGACTGGTGGACTTGGGCCTGGTCGGACTGATCGCGGTGATGGTCGTGGTCGGCCTGCCCGCGGCGGGTGCGGTGCTCGTGACGGCGCTGCTGGTGATCCCACCGGTGGCCGCGCGGCAGTGGACGGACCGGGTCGGCACGATGGTGCTGCTCGCCGGCCTGTTGGGAACGCTGTCGGCGCTCGTCGGCGTGGTCGGCAGTGCCCTGGTGCCGCGGCTGCCGACCGGGCCGGTCGTCGTGTTGGCGGCGGCCGCACTCGCCGCGGTGTCGGCGGTGGCGGCACCCGGCCGGGGATGGTGGTCACGGCGGGCCGCCGCGCGGCGCGCGCTGGTGGCGTGGCACGAGGGGGATCTGCTCGCGTCCCTGGCCCGTGGGGACGGGCCACCTGCCGGGGCCGACGACGCCCTCCGGCGGGCGCTGGCCGATGGGCTGGTGGCCCGTGGAGCCGGCGGCTTCGCGCTGACGGCGACCGGCACCGCGCGGGCCGCGGACCTGGCACGCCGCCGCGAGGCATGGGCGCGGATCCTCGCCACGGCCCCGGACGACGCCCGGGCGTTTCTCACCGTCGACCTCCCCGATCCGGCGGCGGTGATCGACGGCGCCAGGCTCGCCGAGATCCGCGCGGCCGCGGAGCGCCGCCGATGA
- a CDS encoding metal ABC transporter ATP-binding protein, whose product MAPVVEFHDVTVAYSGRPVLWHVDLVIRGPALYGIVGPNGAGKSTLLKAALGLVPLAGGRVTFDGAALADSRARVGYVPQRETVDWGFPVNVMDVVLMGTYGRLGWFRRPGRRERDVAGECLRRVGLADLAGRQIGRLSGGQQQRVFLARALAQEAVIYLLDEPMAGVDAGSQELIFGVLDSLRAAGRLVIVVHHDLRSAAGWFDGVALVDMRVVAAGPTAAVLTTENLRRTYAGQPAVLEELARAVAAGGRTP is encoded by the coding sequence ATGGCGCCGGTCGTCGAGTTCCACGATGTCACGGTGGCCTATTCCGGCCGGCCGGTGCTGTGGCACGTCGACCTGGTGATCCGCGGGCCGGCCCTGTACGGCATCGTCGGCCCCAATGGGGCCGGCAAGAGCACCCTGCTCAAGGCGGCGCTGGGGCTGGTGCCGCTGGCCGGCGGCCGGGTCACGTTCGACGGCGCCGCGCTGGCGGATTCACGGGCCCGCGTCGGCTACGTGCCGCAGCGGGAGACGGTCGACTGGGGATTCCCGGTCAACGTCATGGACGTCGTGTTGATGGGCACGTACGGCCGGCTCGGATGGTTCCGGCGCCCCGGCCGGCGCGAGCGCGACGTGGCAGGGGAGTGCCTGCGCCGCGTCGGCCTGGCGGATCTGGCGGGGCGGCAGATCGGCCGGCTGTCGGGGGGTCAGCAGCAGCGCGTGTTCCTCGCCCGGGCCCTCGCCCAGGAAGCGGTGATCTACCTCCTCGACGAGCCGATGGCGGGCGTCGACGCCGGCTCACAAGAACTGATTTTCGGCGTCCTCGATTCGCTTCGCGCCGCCGGTCGGCTGGTGATCGTCGTCCACCACGACCTGCGCAGCGCCGCCGGGTGGTTCGACGGCGTGGCGCTGGTCGACATGCGCGTCGTCGCCGCCGGACCGACCGCCGCCGTGCTCACCACCGAGAACCTCCGGCGCACCTACGCCGGCCAGCCCGCGGTGCTCGAGGAGCTCGCCCGGGCGGTCGCCGCCGGGGGACGGACACCGTGA
- a CDS encoding manganese transporter: protein MATTTMAADVARSVVGPDGSVDCLLAPGIDPHSYRPTPRDADRLARADVVVASGLRLEGKLADLLGRLARRVPVVSIGEALPPERLLEAAAGIPDPHVWFDAGLWSLAPGVVAERLAEIEPAAAAGYRQRAGARAERLRAADDEARRRLEEVPRERRVLVTAHDAFRYFGRAYDVEVVGVQGTSTEAEAGLADINRLVELLVTKRIPAVFVETSISDRNVAALREGARARGHAVALGGRLFSDSLGAPGSGAETLEEALSANVAAIVAGLAGGAER, encoded by the coding sequence ATGGCGACGACGACGATGGCCGCCGACGTCGCCCGCAGCGTCGTCGGCCCGGACGGAAGTGTCGATTGCCTGCTCGCCCCGGGCATCGACCCCCACAGCTACCGCCCGACCCCCCGTGATGCCGACCGGCTGGCACGGGCCGACGTCGTCGTCGCCTCGGGGTTGAGGCTCGAGGGAAAGCTCGCCGACCTGCTCGGGAGGCTGGCGCGGCGGGTGCCCGTGGTCAGCATCGGCGAGGCGCTTCCCCCCGAACGTCTCCTCGAAGCCGCCGCCGGCATCCCCGATCCGCACGTGTGGTTCGACGCCGGCCTGTGGTCGCTCGCGCCGGGGGTCGTCGCCGAGCGGCTCGCGGAGATCGAGCCGGCCGCGGCCGCCGGCTACCGGCAGCGCGCCGGTGCCCGAGCCGAGCGGCTCCGCGCGGCCGACGACGAGGCCCGGCGCCGGTTGGAAGAGGTGCCGCGGGAACGGCGTGTCCTCGTCACCGCCCACGATGCGTTCCGCTATTTTGGCCGGGCCTACGACGTCGAGGTGGTGGGTGTGCAGGGAACGAGCACCGAGGCGGAGGCCGGCCTGGCCGACATCAACCGGCTCGTCGAGCTGCTGGTGACGAAGCGGATCCCCGCCGTGTTCGTCGAGACGAGTATCTCCGACCGCAATGTCGCGGCGCTGCGCGAGGGTGCCCGGGCACGCGGCCATGCCGTGGCGCTCGGGGGCCGGTTGTTCTCCGATTCGCTCGGCGCCCCGGGCAGCGGCGCCGAGACGCTCGAGGAGGCACTGTCGGCCAACGTCGCCGCGATCGTCGCCGGCCTCGCCGGCGGGGCGGAGCGCTGA
- a CDS encoding GNAT family N-acetyltransferase, which yields MASGYFKRFRMAADLLRPRCPASLQTGYRFVPWNEALIETHARTKFRSFRDEIDAIVFPCLGDLDGCRRLMREIREKPGFLPIATWLIVRGDVRGGLQSLDWCGTIQGVIDDSGCGSIQNIGIVPGHRGLGLGTALIERALAGFRDWGIGRATLEVTADNGGAVRLYERLGFRRQRTVYKVVDHVGDRSGFAATVPLAAGPAAGAW from the coding sequence ATGGCATCGGGCTATTTCAAACGGTTCCGGATGGCGGCGGATCTCCTCCGGCCGCGGTGCCCCGCGTCGCTGCAGACCGGATACCGTTTCGTCCCCTGGAACGAAGCCCTCATCGAGACCCACGCCCGCACCAAGTTCAGGTCGTTTCGCGACGAGATCGACGCCATCGTCTTCCCCTGCCTGGGGGATCTCGACGGGTGCCGGCGGCTGATGCGCGAGATCCGCGAGAAGCCGGGATTCCTGCCGATCGCCACCTGGCTGATCGTCCGTGGTGACGTCCGCGGGGGGCTGCAGTCGCTCGACTGGTGCGGGACGATCCAGGGCGTGATCGACGACAGTGGCTGTGGCTCGATCCAGAACATCGGGATCGTGCCCGGTCACCGCGGGCTCGGCCTCGGCACCGCGCTGATCGAACGCGCGTTGGCGGGATTCCGCGACTGGGGGATCGGCCGCGCGACGCTCGAGGTCACCGCCGACAACGGCGGGGCGGTGCGGCTCTACGAGCGGCTGGGTTTCCGCCGGCAGCGGACCGTGTACAAAGTCGTCGACCACGTCGGCGACCGGTCCGGATTCGCCGCGACGGTTCCACTGGCCGCGGGGCCGGCAGCGGGTGCGTGGTGA
- a CDS encoding insulinase family protein — protein sequence MRGEDRYPLKQQLFSTTLANGIVLLGESLPALESAAVAFHLPAGAVHDGAGRCGLATLSGEMMLRGAGDRSSREVIESLEGAGVQWAHSVSTSHASFAGAMVARQLVAALPIYADIIRRPRLPEDELDPARQMVLRNLAGTEDDPAHRAMSALRQLHYPAPWGMPAEGISAEVAALGIDEVRDYVARRVIPRGTIIAVAGRIDWPLVVERMAELFGDWATAADAPPASGPRGSRIRHVHHDSQQTHIALGWSAPPYAADASYEASAALAILGGGSSSRLFTEVRERRGLCYSVSAGYHTLRDHAMAVCYSGASTARAQETLDVMLAEIRRLPGTLESAELERVKARAKSALVMQQESSAARAGDIARRWYHLRAMRSLAEELDRYDRLSVDSIEAWLADHPPAGLTVVSLGREPLEVPDDIQA from the coding sequence GTGCGTGGTGAGGATCGGTATCCCTTGAAGCAGCAGCTGTTCTCGACGACGCTTGCCAACGGGATCGTGCTCCTCGGCGAGTCGCTGCCGGCGCTGGAATCGGCCGCCGTCGCCTTCCACCTCCCCGCCGGTGCCGTCCACGATGGCGCCGGACGCTGCGGCTTGGCGACGCTGTCCGGCGAGATGATGCTCCGCGGCGCCGGCGACCGCAGCAGCCGCGAAGTGATCGAGTCGCTCGAAGGGGCCGGCGTACAGTGGGCCCATTCGGTGTCGACGAGCCACGCCAGCTTCGCGGGGGCGATGGTCGCACGCCAGCTCGTCGCGGCGCTGCCGATCTACGCCGACATCATCCGCCGACCGCGGCTCCCCGAGGACGAGCTCGATCCGGCCCGCCAGATGGTTCTCCGCAACCTCGCCGGCACCGAGGACGATCCCGCCCACCGGGCGATGTCGGCGCTCCGTCAACTCCACTACCCGGCGCCCTGGGGGATGCCGGCCGAAGGGATCTCCGCCGAGGTCGCCGCCCTGGGGATCGACGAGGTGCGCGACTACGTCGCCCGCCGGGTGATCCCCCGGGGAACGATCATCGCCGTCGCCGGTCGGATCGACTGGCCGCTGGTCGTCGAACGGATGGCGGAACTGTTCGGCGACTGGGCAACTGCCGCCGACGCCCCGCCGGCCAGCGGACCGCGTGGATCGCGGATCCGCCACGTCCATCACGATTCGCAGCAGACCCACATCGCACTCGGCTGGTCGGCGCCCCCGTATGCCGCCGACGCCTCCTACGAGGCGTCGGCGGCCCTGGCGATCCTCGGCGGGGGCTCGAGCTCGCGTCTGTTCACCGAGGTCCGCGAGCGGCGCGGTCTGTGCTACAGCGTCTCAGCCGGGTACCACACCCTCCGCGATCACGCCATGGCGGTGTGCTACTCCGGCGCGAGCACTGCCCGCGCCCAGGAGACGCTCGACGTCATGCTGGCGGAGATCCGGCGGCTTCCGGGCACGCTCGAAAGTGCCGAGCTGGAGCGTGTCAAGGCACGGGCGAAGAGCGCGCTGGTGATGCAGCAGGAGTCGAGCGCCGCCCGCGCCGGCGACATCGCGCGGCGTTGGTACCACCTCCGGGCGATGCGTTCGCTGGCCGAGGAACTGGATCGTTACGACCGGCTCAGCGTCGACTCGATCGAGGCCTGGCTGGCGGACCATCCGCCGGCCGGGCTGACGGTGGTGTCGCTCGGCCGCGAGCCGCTGGAGGTGCCCGATGACATTCAGGCATGA
- a CDS encoding insulinase family protein, protein MTFRHERLPNGLEIVAEVTDDALSTSVGFFVKTGARDETDATWGVSHFLEHMVFKGTTELSADEINRRFDWMGASANAFTSEEDTVYHAAVLPAQQHEATALLAAMMRPALRAEDFATEKLVILEEIRMYDDQPPFGADERCRAAFFAEHPLGRSVLGTVESIESLPVEAMREYHVRRYAPGNIVLAATGAVDFTALVETARRYCGEWEALPPSARDTWRAGRGPTGDVRETIVRPAATLAYGVRMSAGPAGDDPERFAAKLLATVLGDDSGSRLYWALVDPGTAEQASCHHQDFRDAGLFATQLACEAGDAPALLDEVTGIYAEAARSGITAAELEQARNKLAGRVVLVGERPRRRLFSVGLEWARSGRYRSVADDLAIVEGLSLDDLHRVMDSWPLHGPAATVLAGPSAIPETSGAGDPQGAGGAEPV, encoded by the coding sequence ATGACATTCAGGCATGAGCGGCTCCCCAACGGCCTGGAGATCGTCGCCGAGGTCACCGACGACGCGCTGTCGACGAGCGTCGGATTCTTCGTCAAGACCGGGGCCCGTGACGAGACCGACGCCACCTGGGGCGTGAGCCACTTCCTCGAGCACATGGTCTTCAAGGGGACGACCGAACTGTCGGCCGACGAGATCAACCGTCGTTTCGATTGGATGGGGGCCAGCGCCAACGCGTTCACCAGCGAAGAAGACACCGTCTACCACGCGGCCGTCCTCCCCGCGCAGCAGCACGAGGCCACCGCCCTGCTGGCGGCGATGATGCGGCCGGCTTTGCGCGCGGAGGACTTCGCCACCGAGAAGCTCGTCATCCTGGAGGAGATCCGGATGTACGACGACCAGCCGCCGTTCGGCGCCGACGAGCGCTGCCGCGCGGCGTTCTTCGCGGAGCACCCGCTGGGGCGCAGCGTTCTCGGGACGGTCGAATCGATCGAGAGCCTCCCCGTCGAGGCGATGCGCGAGTACCACGTCCGCCGTTACGCTCCTGGCAACATCGTGCTGGCGGCGACCGGCGCGGTCGACTTCACGGCGCTGGTGGAGACCGCCCGGCGTTATTGCGGCGAGTGGGAGGCGCTCCCCCCCTCCGCGCGCGACACCTGGCGCGCCGGACGCGGCCCGACCGGTGACGTGCGCGAGACGATCGTCCGGCCGGCCGCAACCCTGGCCTACGGCGTGCGGATGTCGGCCGGTCCGGCCGGCGACGATCCGGAACGATTCGCAGCGAAACTGCTGGCGACGGTCCTCGGCGACGATTCCGGCAGTCGTCTCTACTGGGCTCTCGTCGATCCGGGAACGGCCGAGCAGGCTTCGTGCCACCACCAAGACTTCCGCGACGCCGGGCTGTTCGCGACCCAACTGGCCTGCGAGGCCGGCGACGCGCCCGCCCTTCTCGACGAGGTGACGGGGATCTACGCCGAGGCCGCCCGCAGCGGGATCACCGCCGCCGAGTTGGAACAGGCACGCAACAAACTCGCCGGCCGCGTCGTGCTCGTCGGCGAGCGGCCGCGGCGGAGGCTGTTCAGCGTCGGCCTCGAATGGGCCCGGTCGGGCCGGTACCGGTCGGTGGCCGACGATCTGGCGATCGTCGAGGGGCTGTCGCTCGACGACCTTCACCGGGTGATGGACTCCTGGCCGCTGCACGGGCCCGCGGCGACCGTCCTCGCCGGCCCGTCCGCGATCCCGGAAACGTCCGGGGCAGGCGACCCGCAGGGCGCCGGCGGCGCCGAACCGGTGTAA
- a CDS encoding Gfo/Idh/MocA family oxidoreductase, with protein MSRTTVAVIGCGHLGTIHARLLAARADAELVAVVDPDPTARERVAVAHGCRALAEPGELVGIVSAAVVAAPTALHAAVSLPLLTGGIDLLVEKPLAADVESARSIVTAARRLGRIVAVGHVERFNPAWNLVADRLGTVGAIETRRLAPFSYRSLDVGVVHDLLIHDIDLVLSLRPGRLVGVDARGLTATGGHEDAVRARLEFASGLVADLVASRIHPEAERRATLWTSEGMFTVDMHARTADCLLPATGVRDGSWSAEAVPPAERSAAREAFFGTVIVRERFEAAADANALVEEQGDFLAAVRERTEPRVSAADGAAAVEIAHRVLDVLHTTSFRRERSGPLPVPVPRWPVRRTA; from the coding sequence ATGAGTCGGACGACCGTCGCCGTGATCGGGTGCGGCCACCTGGGAACGATCCACGCCCGCTTGCTGGCGGCCCGTGCCGATGCGGAGCTCGTGGCCGTCGTCGATCCCGACCCGACGGCGCGGGAGCGCGTCGCCGTGGCCCACGGGTGCCGCGCCCTGGCGGAGCCGGGGGAGCTCGTCGGCATCGTGTCGGCGGCCGTCGTCGCCGCGCCGACCGCGCTCCACGCCGCCGTCAGCCTGCCGCTGCTGACCGGGGGGATCGATCTGCTCGTCGAGAAGCCACTGGCGGCCGACGTCGAATCGGCGCGGTCGATCGTCACCGCGGCGCGGCGGCTCGGGCGGATCGTCGCCGTCGGGCACGTCGAGCGTTTCAATCCGGCCTGGAATCTCGTCGCCGACCGTCTCGGCACGGTCGGCGCGATCGAGACGCGCCGCCTGGCGCCGTTCAGCTATCGGTCACTCGACGTCGGCGTGGTCCACGACCTGCTGATCCACGACATCGACCTGGTGCTGTCGCTGCGCCCCGGGCGGCTGGTCGGGGTCGACGCCCGGGGGTTGACGGCCACCGGCGGTCACGAGGATGCGGTCCGTGCGCGGCTCGAGTTCGCATCGGGTCTGGTCGCCGACCTCGTCGCCTCGCGGATCCACCCCGAGGCCGAGCGCCGGGCGACGCTGTGGACCAGCGAGGGAATGTTCACGGTCGACATGCACGCCCGGACCGCCGACTGCCTCCTCCCGGCGACGGGCGTCCGCGACGGCTCCTGGTCGGCGGAGGCCGTACCCCCGGCCGAGCGCTCGGCCGCACGCGAGGCGTTCTTCGGCACGGTCATCGTGCGCGAGCGATTCGAAGCCGCGGCCGATGCCAACGCGCTGGTCGAGGAGCAGGGCGACTTCCTCGCTGCGGTGCGCGAGCGGACCGAGCCGCGTGTGAGTGCCGCCGACGGCGCGGCGGCGGTCGAGATCGCCCACCGCGTCCTCGACGTACTCCACACCACGTCGTTTCGACGTGAACGGTCCGGGCCGCTGCCCGTGCCGGTGCCGCGCTGGCCGGTGCGGCGCACCGCCTGA
- the lpxA gene encoding acyl-ACP--UDP-N-acetylglucosamine O-acyltransferase produces the protein MTVLPSQPAADPSPATGETIVHPTAVVAAGARLGPGVRVGALCVVSAEAVIGTGTVLESGVTIMGDVRIGARNRIFPGAVLGGDPQDVSYRGSPARVEIGDDNVIREGVTINRGTEKEQGLTVVGSHNYLMACCHVAHDCRIGDHVIIANGTLLGGHVRVHSHASLSGGVAVHHWVTIGGWSFVAGLSRVLHDVPPYMLVEGSPARPRCINLVALRRGGFPAESVAALVETHRLLYRACVGLDAARESLRARQLVGTEVDGVLEFFARQLAGRHGRAREGRRAA, from the coding sequence ATGACGGTGCTGCCCAGCCAACCCGCCGCCGATCCGTCGCCCGCCACGGGCGAGACGATCGTGCACCCCACGGCCGTCGTCGCCGCCGGCGCGCGCCTCGGGCCCGGCGTGCGCGTCGGGGCGCTGTGCGTGGTCTCCGCCGAGGCGGTGATCGGCACCGGCACGGTTCTCGAGAGCGGCGTCACGATCATGGGCGACGTCCGCATCGGCGCCCGCAACCGGATCTTCCCCGGCGCGGTGCTCGGCGGCGACCCGCAGGACGTCAGCTACCGGGGGAGCCCGGCCCGGGTCGAGATTGGCGACGACAACGTGATCCGCGAAGGGGTGACGATCAACCGTGGCACGGAGAAGGAGCAAGGGCTGACCGTGGTCGGGAGCCACAACTACCTGATGGCCTGCTGCCACGTCGCCCACGACTGTCGGATCGGTGACCACGTGATCATCGCCAACGGCACGCTCCTCGGTGGCCACGTCCGCGTCCATTCCCACGCCTCGCTGTCGGGGGGCGTGGCGGTCCACCACTGGGTGACGATCGGCGGCTGGTCGTTCGTCGCCGGGCTGTCGCGCGTGCTCCACGACGTGCCGCCGTACATGCTCGTCGAAGGGTCACCCGCCCGGCCCCGCTGCATCAACCTCGTGGCCCTGCGCCGCGGTGGCTTCCCAGCCGAGTCGGTGGCCGCCCTCGTCGAGACGCATCGGCTCCTGTACCGCGCCTGCGTCGGCCTCGACGCCGCGCGCGAAAGCCTCCGGGCGCGGCAACTGGTCGGCACGGAAGTCGACGGCGTCCTCGAGTTCTTCGCCCGGCAGCTGGCGGGGCGCCACGGCCGGGCACGCGAAGGGAGGAGGGCCGCATGA